The genomic interval AGGCTAGTTTTCTACATTATAAATCTTTACAGCAGAGCCACTTGTATTTCGCAGGTGGCTATTATAGTTGCTGCCTTTCACAAACCATGACAGTAGTCGTATTTGCTCCAATTACTTATCATACCGAAAGTCTATTTCAATTGCTCAATAAAATTAATTTTCTTCTCTAAGTATTCTATGATTGCATCATAACTAATTCCGCTCCTATATGTCTGGGAAATATCTTTAATATTGCGTATTAGGTCTTTGTAATCTGAGTCTTGATTATCATCTCCAAGTATATGATCAAAGTACTTATACGGATTAGTATCGATTTCACTATTATATAAAGCAAAGTTCATTTCCGCGATAAAAACTTGCCCAAAAAGTGGATTAGTTGAATATAGAAATGCCCTACCATTTTCTGACTGTAAGATATAATTAATGATATCCTCAATAGTTAGTTCTCGACCTACTAATTTTTCATAGATATCTAGATCAAACATTTTGACGATAATTATAAATGCTAATATACTAGGAAATATCATTCTATGATCTGCTGTTACTGCAAGTACTATGGTATAAATGTTTATAATTTTTTCTAAATCCCTAAGAGTAGCTTTAAATTGCTTTGAAAAAAAGCCTACAATATAAATAAACTCATCTTTATCATATCGATTTTGACTTTTTAAGCGCCTGCTTTCAATTATAGAATCTAATTCATATATTTCAAATAGATAATCTAAATAGGTATTATATTCTGGTTGAGGAATATTAAATTGTAAATCAAAAAATCTTCGCAAATAACCATCAATATCATAATTTCTTCCATAAACATGTCCAATAGTATTACTTAACTGAATATAATCTAACGCAAATAGGAAATTCAGATTCGGAACATCAAATATATGCTTTATTGATTCTAGAATATTTATGGCATATGTTGGCTTACATCTATCCAACTCATCAATTATCAGTAAAATCACTTTTCCTTCATCCTTTAAGACGTTTGTCGCCGATGTTAATTTATCTTTAAAATCATTTATACTATCTCTTATTTGGATATGCTTCTCTAACTCTTGTGCGGCAAATGTGCTAGTAATAGTAGATATAGCATCTTCTAAAGGTTGAGATAGTTGAGATATATCGACCATATTCAAAGTAGCTGCTTTTATAATCGCAGGAACTGTGACTTTTAGTAGGCGAATACTTGATATTTTTAATTGATCTTTAAAATTGTTTGATTGAGGAATCAATCTATTTATTTCAGAAATAATTGAACTAAATGGATTTTCTAAATAATCACTTTTCCATGCATTGAAATAAATAGTCTCAAAA from Marispirochaeta sp. carries:
- a CDS encoding P-loop NTPase fold protein, translating into MRLRPKEIEINQTNPFENDLLDRRDYIDNLLSLFNRVDESLTVSLSGKFGIGKTTLLRMLKARAESEDFNFETIYFNAWKSDYLENPFSSIISEINRLIPQSNNFKDQLKISSIRLLKVTVPAIIKAATLNMVDISQLSQPLEDAISTITSTFAAQELEKHIQIRDSINDFKDKLTSATNVLKDEGKVILLIIDELDRCKPTYAINILESIKHIFDVPNLNFLFALDYIQLSNTIGHVYGRNYDIDGYLRRFFDLQFNIPQPEYNTYLDYLFEIYELDSIIESRRLKSQNRYDKDEFIYIVGFFSKQFKATLRDLEKIINIYTIVLAVTADHRMIFPSILAFIIIVKMFDLDIYEKLVGRELTIEDIINYILQSENGRAFLYSTNPLFGQVFIAEMNFALYNSEIDTNPYKYFDHILGDDNQDSDYKDLIRNIKDISQTYRSGISYDAIIEYLEKKINFIEQLK